A section of the Microbacterium forte genome encodes:
- a CDS encoding DoxX family protein has translation MTNTTAPSAAASLGLLVLRIVVGAVFTAHGAQKIFEYTIPGTIGSFAGMGVPMPEIAAPFVAFVELIGGILLVLGLFTRLAGILLAIDMVVALVLVHLAAGLWVGEGGYEFVAVLGAAALALALTGAGRFSLDGAFLCGRVPAWLS, from the coding sequence ATGACGAACACCACCGCCCCCTCCGCCGCCGCCTCGCTGGGACTCCTCGTCCTGCGCATCGTGGTCGGCGCCGTCTTCACCGCTCACGGGGCGCAGAAGATCTTCGAATACACGATCCCCGGCACGATCGGCAGCTTCGCGGGCATGGGGGTCCCCATGCCCGAGATCGCGGCACCGTTCGTCGCCTTCGTCGAGCTGATCGGCGGAATCCTGCTGGTCCTCGGCCTCTTCACCCGCCTGGCCGGCATCCTGCTCGCGATCGACATGGTCGTGGCGCTGGTCCTCGTGCACCTCGCCGCGGGACTCTGGGTCGGTGAAGGCGGATACGAGTTCGTCGCCGTGCTCGGTGCAGCCGCGCTGGCTCTCGCGCTCACGGGCGCTGGGCGCTTCTCGCTCGACGGCGCCTTCCTGTGCGGCCGGGTTCCCGCCTGGCTCAGCTGA
- a CDS encoding Pr6Pr family membrane protein: MRARSAFGVLRLATAAVCTVALVHRLFWGLSSRSIAGENFFAYLTVQSNCALVVVLLIGAVLAFIRATDPRWFTVALALVLTWTITAGLAFALIVWQAGLRGIRVDVPWSDQVLHFWLPACTALAWVLTPGHRGVPWWVVPTALTFPLAWGGVTMWRGPSVGWYPYYFLDPRQVSGPPEFLLTSGVALAIFALVATFIVLVSRMRRRGQERPEV, translated from the coding sequence GTGAGGGCACGATCGGCGTTCGGCGTGCTGCGCTTGGCCACGGCCGCAGTGTGCACCGTCGCGCTCGTGCACCGGCTGTTCTGGGGCCTGAGCTCCCGATCGATCGCGGGAGAGAACTTCTTCGCGTACCTGACGGTCCAGTCCAATTGCGCGCTCGTGGTCGTGCTGCTGATCGGCGCGGTGCTCGCCTTCATCCGGGCGACGGATCCTCGCTGGTTCACGGTCGCGCTGGCGCTCGTGCTCACCTGGACGATCACGGCAGGACTCGCCTTCGCGCTGATCGTCTGGCAGGCGGGGCTCCGCGGCATCCGCGTCGACGTGCCATGGTCTGATCAAGTGCTGCATTTCTGGCTGCCTGCGTGCACCGCCCTCGCCTGGGTGCTCACACCGGGGCACCGCGGCGTGCCCTGGTGGGTGGTGCCGACGGCGCTCACCTTCCCGCTCGCGTGGGGCGGTGTCACGATGTGGCGCGGGCCGTCTGTGGGGTGGTACCCGTATTACTTCCTCGACCCCCGACAGGTATCAGGGCCTCCCGAATTCCTGCTCACCAGTGGGGTGGCGCTGGCGATCTTCGCGCTCGTCG
- a CDS encoding ATP-binding protein — MGADRRTAHVAGLAGPAFVEHVLDALDALWEASPHVAPEDRTLFALAVSEVSTNIAAHGEAEGEPDAGITVEVDIAVADDELVATFVDTADPARIDWDAVAMPGVDSESGRGLALTTAVLDDFEHSVDATGNTWVLRRRLAPHA; from the coding sequence ATGGGCGCTGACCGGCGCACCGCGCACGTCGCCGGCCTCGCTGGGCCCGCCTTCGTCGAGCACGTCCTCGACGCCCTCGACGCGCTGTGGGAGGCGTCTCCGCACGTGGCCCCGGAAGACCGCACGCTGTTCGCGCTGGCGGTCAGCGAGGTGTCCACGAACATCGCCGCGCACGGCGAGGCCGAGGGCGAGCCGGATGCCGGCATCACCGTCGAGGTCGACATCGCGGTGGCCGACGATGAACTCGTCGCCACCTTCGTCGACACGGCTGATCCGGCCAGGATCGACTGGGATGCGGTGGCGATGCCCGGCGTCGACAGCGAGAGCGGACGCGGTCTGGCCCTCACGACGGCTGTGCTCGACGACTTCGAGCACAGCGTCGATGCGACCGGCAACACCTGGGTGCTGCGACGCCGTCTCGCACCGCACGCCTGA
- a CDS encoding glycosyltransferase family 2 protein: MTARFAAIRVIAVLSVLLGVNYVAWRWLESVNWSAWWIAVPLVVAETYSLIDTFLFCLTMWRAKERPAPVSPPQGTVDVFITTYDEPIELVMTTARAARGIAYPHTTWILDDGARPELERAAREADIGYLTRSDDWTGKPRHAKAGNLNSALFETDGEFLLILDADQIPDPLILHRTLGYFADDPEVAVVQTPQWFVNVDEADPLGSQAPLFYGPIQQGKDGWNAAFFCGSNAVLRRDALMQLGIIGYVREVTDTAARALRTSETLIEKEMRSASDPELRRELFALHVAIGRGRRDLAGGAPVREVADAVLAAVHNASVILVAKDLAGIRADLAELGSLPIAHDAQLDAIVVDEVGLTALADSDLSPINALDAVRALLDALRLDRGDEAQPILPLATISVTEDMATAMQLHSLGWRSVYHHEILAKGLAPEDLRTMLTQRLRWAQGTLQVMLRDNPLAKRGLSIGQRLMYFATMWSYLSGFAAVVYLTAPVVYLVFGVLPVTAWSVDFFVRFLPYFLVNQVLFLVVAKGLRTWRGQQYSLALFPVWIRACWSAFANVVLHRPLTFAVTRKDGRDPRGVPWREIWPQLTAMVVLGIALVIGVTRVIIGTGDGTGTLVNTVWVLYDLVVLSVIIQAARYRGPARTLEEENHGSQN, translated from the coding sequence ATGACAGCTCGCTTCGCCGCGATCCGGGTGATCGCTGTTCTCTCGGTGCTGCTGGGAGTGAACTACGTCGCCTGGCGGTGGCTGGAATCGGTCAACTGGTCGGCGTGGTGGATCGCTGTGCCTCTCGTGGTCGCCGAGACCTACAGCCTGATCGACACCTTCCTCTTCTGCCTGACGATGTGGCGGGCGAAAGAGCGCCCGGCGCCCGTCTCGCCACCCCAGGGCACGGTCGACGTGTTCATCACCACCTACGACGAGCCGATCGAGCTCGTGATGACGACGGCCCGCGCCGCACGTGGGATCGCCTACCCGCACACGACCTGGATCCTCGACGACGGGGCCCGCCCCGAACTCGAGCGGGCGGCTCGCGAGGCCGACATCGGCTACCTCACCCGCTCCGACGACTGGACGGGCAAGCCGCGCCACGCCAAGGCGGGCAACCTCAACAGCGCGCTGTTCGAGACCGACGGTGAATTCCTCCTCATCCTCGACGCCGACCAGATACCCGACCCGCTGATCCTGCACCGCACCCTGGGGTATTTCGCCGACGATCCCGAGGTCGCCGTGGTGCAGACCCCGCAGTGGTTCGTCAACGTCGACGAGGCCGACCCTCTCGGCAGCCAGGCTCCGCTGTTCTACGGCCCGATCCAGCAGGGCAAGGACGGCTGGAACGCCGCGTTCTTCTGCGGATCCAACGCGGTGCTCCGTCGCGACGCCCTGATGCAGCTGGGCATCATCGGCTACGTGCGCGAGGTGACCGACACCGCGGCCCGCGCGCTGCGCACCTCTGAGACCCTGATCGAGAAGGAGATGCGCTCGGCGTCCGACCCCGAACTCCGTCGCGAGCTCTTCGCGCTGCACGTGGCGATCGGCCGGGGCCGTCGTGATCTCGCCGGCGGCGCCCCCGTCAGGGAGGTCGCGGACGCCGTGCTCGCCGCGGTGCACAACGCGTCGGTGATCCTCGTCGCGAAGGACCTCGCGGGGATCCGAGCCGATCTCGCAGAGCTCGGCTCGCTGCCGATCGCACACGACGCGCAGCTCGATGCGATCGTCGTCGACGAGGTGGGACTCACCGCACTCGCCGACTCCGACCTCTCCCCCATCAACGCGCTGGATGCGGTCAGGGCACTGCTCGACGCGCTCCGACTCGACCGAGGCGACGAGGCGCAGCCGATCCTCCCCCTCGCCACGATCTCGGTGACCGAGGACATGGCCACGGCCATGCAGCTGCACTCGCTCGGCTGGCGCAGCGTCTATCACCACGAGATCCTCGCCAAGGGCCTCGCCCCCGAGGATCTGCGCACGATGCTGACGCAGCGACTGCGCTGGGCGCAGGGCACCCTGCAGGTCATGCTGCGCGACAACCCGCTCGCCAAGCGCGGGCTGTCGATCGGCCAGCGACTGATGTACTTCGCCACGATGTGGAGCTACCTGTCCGGGTTCGCCGCTGTGGTCTACCTCACGGCGCCGGTCGTCTACCTCGTCTTCGGCGTGCTGCCGGTCACCGCCTGGTCGGTCGACTTCTTCGTGAGGTTCCTCCCGTACTTCCTCGTCAACCAGGTGCTGTTCCTCGTGGTGGCCAAGGGGCTGCGAACGTGGAGGGGGCAGCAGTACTCGCTCGCGCTGTTCCCTGTCTGGATCCGCGCCTGCTGGTCGGCGTTCGCCAACGTCGTGCTCCACCGCCCGCTCACATTCGCCGTGACGCGCAAGGACGGACGGGATCCACGAGGGGTGCCGTGGCGGGAGATCTGGCCGCAGCTGACGGCGATGGTCGTGCTCGGCATCGCTCTCGTGATCGGTGTGACCCGGGTCATCATCGGCACCGGCGACGGGACGGGCACTCTCGTCAACACGGTGTGGGTGCTGTACGACCTCGTCGTGCTCAGCGTCATCATCCAAGCCGCCCGCTACCGCGGACCGGCCCGCACCCTCGAGGAGGAGAACCATGGATCTCAGAACTGA
- a CDS encoding STAS domain-containing protein, producing MDLRTDIRDGFAVIALSGRLTATGAPLLRKAVNDLVAGGDSRIVIDMTDLQFVDSSGLGALVGGLKSARVAGGDLRIAAVPEAVRTVLHLTNLDRVLLDHPTPETAFDGR from the coding sequence ATGGATCTCAGAACTGACATCAGAGACGGCTTCGCCGTGATCGCCCTGTCCGGCCGCCTCACCGCGACAGGAGCGCCTCTGCTGCGCAAAGCGGTCAACGACCTCGTGGCAGGAGGCGATTCCCGGATCGTCATCGACATGACCGACCTGCAGTTCGTCGACTCCTCTGGTCTCGGCGCTCTCGTCGGCGGACTCAAGAGCGCCAGGGTCGCGGGCGGCGATCTGCGCATCGCAGCAGTGCCCGAGGCGGTTCGGACGGTGCTGCACCTGACCAACCTCGACCGCGTCCTGCTCGACCACCCCACGCCCGAGACGGCGTTCGATGGGCGCTGA
- a CDS encoding GntR family transcriptional regulator, translated as MTQTVKRGESLGAQVAQVLRQRIVRGELSPGARITEEALAEEFSVSRGPIRDALTQLSFEKLVEVQRPRGVYITGLSQDDVDQLYSLRGALEQLALSRAMRVDDDARWAAMAAAVERMGQAADAGDHAAFVAADLEFHSEIYVLADHPRLQGAWSQYLPTFASLLEVTINHDDDLHESSDDHMKLMDVMRSGTPEEAASVLTAHLDGARDRMLSELADRPA; from the coding sequence GTGACACAGACGGTCAAGCGCGGAGAGTCCCTCGGCGCACAGGTGGCGCAGGTCCTGCGTCAGCGCATCGTCCGAGGCGAGCTCTCGCCCGGCGCGCGCATCACCGAAGAGGCGCTCGCCGAGGAGTTCTCGGTGAGCCGGGGGCCGATCCGCGACGCCCTCACCCAGCTCAGCTTCGAGAAGCTCGTCGAAGTGCAGCGTCCGCGCGGGGTGTACATCACGGGTCTCTCGCAGGACGACGTCGATCAGCTCTACAGTCTGCGCGGCGCTCTCGAGCAGCTCGCGCTCTCACGTGCCATGAGAGTCGACGACGACGCGCGCTGGGCGGCGATGGCGGCCGCCGTCGAGAGAATGGGGCAGGCCGCGGACGCGGGCGACCATGCGGCGTTCGTCGCAGCCGACCTCGAGTTCCATTCGGAGATCTACGTGCTGGCCGACCATCCGCGCCTGCAGGGTGCGTGGAGTCAGTATCTGCCGACCTTCGCGTCGCTTCTCGAGGTCACCATCAACCACGACGACGACCTTCACGAGTCCTCCGACGACCACATGAAGCTCATGGACGTGATGCGCTCAGGCACGCCCGAGGAGGCGGCGTCAGTGCTCACCGCGCACCTCGACGGCGCGCGCGATCGGATGCTCAGCGAACTGGCCGACCGGCCGGCCTGA
- a CDS encoding PP2C family protein-serine/threonine phosphatase, with protein sequence MFDELRRQQALEELGILDTPRDERVDRVARLAKQMFGVPMVSVSLLDGDRQWRKSEIGLGGDEAPRQDSFCDYTVGQDRTVVIEDASATETFATNPFVVGDPHLRFYAGHPLHAPGGEPVGTLCVLDTEPHSFSEAQRGLLRDLAFWVQSEIASDVELDQATLIQSALRPQSIPTITGYTVAGGGASRGRLAGDFYDLRLHDGALRITLADAMGKGTGPAIVAAGVRASLRTAPERSIAEAIADADRLLEEDLSETTMFVTAVHAELQPETGDLEVIDAGHSLAFILRSDGSWEHLRSTGLPLGMGAALPDQGARESRRTRLEPGDAFVCCSDGLLDVLDADDPFAHVARVLDTLGPDGAIGEALRLISDDRATDDITVVVVRRDA encoded by the coding sequence ATGTTCGACGAGCTCAGAAGACAGCAGGCACTGGAGGAACTCGGGATCCTGGACACCCCCCGGGATGAACGAGTCGATCGCGTGGCCCGCCTGGCGAAGCAGATGTTCGGCGTGCCGATGGTGAGCGTCTCTCTGCTCGACGGCGACCGCCAGTGGCGCAAATCCGAGATCGGCCTCGGCGGCGACGAGGCCCCGCGGCAGGATTCGTTCTGCGACTACACGGTCGGCCAGGACCGCACGGTCGTGATCGAGGATGCCAGCGCGACGGAGACGTTCGCCACGAACCCGTTCGTTGTCGGTGACCCGCACCTCCGGTTCTACGCCGGCCACCCGCTCCACGCACCCGGCGGCGAGCCCGTCGGCACGCTGTGCGTGCTCGACACGGAACCGCACTCGTTCTCGGAGGCGCAGCGCGGCCTGCTCCGCGACCTCGCCTTCTGGGTGCAGAGCGAGATCGCCTCCGACGTCGAACTCGATCAGGCCACCCTGATCCAGAGCGCCCTGCGCCCGCAGTCCATCCCCACGATCACCGGATACACGGTCGCGGGCGGCGGCGCCTCGCGCGGGCGCCTGGCAGGGGACTTCTACGACCTGCGCCTCCACGACGGGGCTCTGCGCATCACCCTCGCCGATGCGATGGGCAAGGGCACGGGACCCGCCATCGTCGCGGCCGGAGTGCGCGCATCGCTGCGCACGGCACCCGAACGCAGCATCGCCGAAGCGATCGCCGACGCCGACCGCCTTCTCGAGGAGGACCTCTCGGAGACGACGATGTTCGTCACGGCCGTCCATGCCGAGCTCCAGCCCGAGACCGGCGACCTGGAGGTGATCGATGCCGGTCACAGCCTGGCGTTCATCCTGCGCAGCGACGGCTCGTGGGAGCACCTTCGTTCGACCGGGCTGCCCCTCGGAATGGGCGCCGCACTGCCCGACCAGGGCGCTCGGGAGTCGCGGCGCACCCGCCTCGAACCCGGTGACGCGTTCGTCTGCTGCAGCGACGGGCTGCTGGACGTGCTCGACGCCGATGACCCGTTCGCCCACGTGGCCAGGGTGCTCGACACCCTCGGCCCCGACGGGGCGATCGGCGAGGCGCTCCGGCTCATCTCGGACGACAGGGCGACCGACGACATCACCGTGGTCGTGGTGAGGCGCGACGCATGA